The following are from one region of the Anaerolineae bacterium genome:
- a CDS encoding helix-turn-helix transcriptional regulator, whose translation MPKSNLLATKLHRPVLPAKWVQRPHLSQRLHEGLAFNRQITLVSAPAGFGKTTCISEWLNTLPNWPIAWLSLDAADDDPGRFFAYFIAALQQVEANLGRDIESVLRSGQLPPAEIISATLINDILKLAGRFLLVLDDFHVIQDRFILQVLEQLVANLPPPLYLVLLTREDPPLPLAQLRANNRLTEIRAKDLRFTDGEANRFLNEVMRLSLSQADVAALEDKTEGWIVGLQLAGLSVRDRDNPSDFIAALSGSHRFILSYLTEQVLHRQPEEVQQFLLQTSILDKLNGDLCNAVTGRSDGRALLERLFNGNLFLIPLDDEQQWYRYHHLFADLLRDLQNDLQKDKAAKLHQRAGRWYAQAGMVSEAIPHALAAEDYALAVDLLENHAMEMIMQGYAKTVNGWVQAIP comes from the coding sequence GTGCCGAAATCTAACTTACTGGCCACAAAATTGCACCGGCCTGTCCTTCCGGCCAAATGGGTTCAACGCCCACATCTTAGCCAACGCTTGCATGAAGGATTGGCCTTCAACCGGCAGATCACGCTCGTATCGGCCCCGGCCGGATTTGGAAAAACCACCTGCATCAGCGAATGGCTGAACACATTGCCCAACTGGCCAATAGCATGGTTGTCCCTGGATGCTGCGGATGACGACCCTGGACGCTTCTTTGCCTATTTTATTGCGGCCTTGCAACAGGTAGAGGCGAACCTGGGCCGGGATATCGAGAGCGTATTGCGCTCCGGGCAACTTCCTCCGGCCGAGATCATTAGCGCGACCCTGATTAACGATATTCTGAAATTGGCGGGCCGCTTTTTGCTGGTTCTGGATGATTTTCACGTGATCCAGGATCGTTTCATTCTGCAAGTTTTGGAGCAATTGGTTGCCAATCTGCCCCCGCCACTATACCTGGTTCTGCTGACCCGCGAGGACCCCCCTTTGCCGCTGGCCCAACTCCGGGCCAACAACCGGCTCACCGAGATTCGGGCGAAGGATTTACGTTTTACCGACGGTGAGGCAAACCGTTTTTTGAATGAGGTGATGCGCCTTTCCCTTTCCCAGGCGGATGTCGCCGCCTTAGAAGACAAGACCGAGGGTTGGATCGTTGGCTTACAACTGGCCGGTCTGTCTGTCCGCGACCGGGACAATCCATCCGATTTCATCGCCGCCTTGAGCGGCAGTCACCGCTTTATTCTGAGCTACCTCACCGAACAAGTCCTCCACCGGCAGCCGGAAGAGGTCCAGCAATTTTTGCTGCAAACCTCTATTCTGGACAAGCTGAACGGTGATTTATGTAACGCGGTCACCGGCCGTTCCGATGGTCGGGCCTTGTTGGAACGGCTGTTCAACGGCAACCTGTTCCTGATCCCCCTGGACGACGAGCAGCAATGGTATCGGTATCATCATCTGTTTGCCGACTTGTTGCGCGACTTGCAAAATGATCTCCAGAAAGATAAAGCCGCTAAGCTGCATCAGCGCGCCGGCCGCTGGTATGCCCAAGCGGGAATGGTGAGCGAGGCCATCCCGCACGCGCTGGCTGCCGAAGATTATGCGCTGGCTGTGGACCTGCTTGAAAATCACGCCATGGAAATGATTATGCAGGGGTATGCCAAAACGGTGAACGGTTGGGTGCAGGCGATACC
- a CDS encoding iron ABC transporter permease: MIRSLEQRIYEFRRLGQDGFLAIGLLISVLFLVGFVIYPLFKILLTSVSAKALPLFSHLLTQNETRQVILNTLWVGLSVAALGTALGFLLAYIQVRVKVPFKNLFHLAAIIPIISPPFAVAMSTITLFGRSGLITKQWLGLRYDIYGADGLIFALTISFIPFAYLSLLGMLRALDPSLDEAAINLGSSGGRTFRTITLPLLLPGFASAFLLLFVSAIADLGNPLLLGGSMTVLASRIYLAIIGEYNLEAGAVLSTILLVPSLVIFFVQYYWISRHSFITVTGNPTGQVRLITNPWARWPFFIGGLLFAALIFLVYGYILVGAFTEVWGINFNFTLDHFRFVLFGYGAEAFKDTILLSAIATPLAALMGLLIAFLVVRRKFIGRPLVDLASVLGLAVPGTVVGIALILAYNKPFLGGLIPKLTGTAFIIVMAYTVRSISASVRAGSAALTQIHKSMEEASFSLGASSATTFYKVTIPLIRPAVFAGLVWAFARSMTSLSPIIFLVTPEWRIMTAQILNEAETGRFGNAAAYSVVLIAIVLIAIGLLRLTVGSNTGAERLVES, translated from the coding sequence ATGATCCGCTCATTAGAGCAACGAATATATGAGTTCAGACGTCTTGGCCAGGATGGCTTTCTGGCTATCGGTTTGCTCATTTCAGTTCTCTTTCTCGTCGGCTTCGTCATCTACCCGCTATTCAAAATTTTATTAACCAGCGTATCGGCCAAGGCGCTGCCGCTATTTTCTCATCTGTTAACCCAAAACGAAACGCGACAGGTGATTCTAAACACCTTGTGGGTCGGCTTGAGCGTGGCTGCGCTGGGCACAGCGCTTGGTTTCCTGCTGGCCTACATTCAGGTAAGGGTCAAGGTGCCCTTCAAAAACCTGTTTCACCTGGCCGCAATCATCCCTATCATTTCCCCTCCGTTTGCTGTGGCTATGTCTACCATAACCCTGTTTGGCCGCAGTGGCTTGATTACCAAACAGTGGCTTGGCCTTCGTTACGACATTTACGGCGCCGACGGGCTAATCTTTGCCTTAACCATTTCTTTTATCCCTTTTGCTTACCTCAGCCTGCTGGGTATGCTGCGCGCGCTAGACCCTTCGTTAGACGAAGCAGCCATCAATCTGGGCTCCAGTGGGGGGCGCACGTTCCGTACCATCACCCTGCCCCTGCTCCTGCCCGGTTTTGCCAGCGCCTTCCTGCTACTGTTTGTTTCCGCCATCGCCGACCTGGGCAATCCCTTGTTGTTGGGCGGCAGCATGACGGTGTTAGCGTCGCGGATCTATCTGGCCATCATCGGGGAGTACAATCTGGAAGCCGGGGCCGTTTTATCAACAATCCTCCTGGTCCCCTCGCTGGTGATTTTCTTTGTGCAGTATTATTGGATCAGCCGTCACTCTTTTATCACTGTCACCGGCAACCCCACCGGCCAGGTTCGTTTGATTACCAATCCCTGGGCAAGATGGCCCTTCTTCATCGGCGGGCTGTTATTCGCTGCGCTCATTTTCCTGGTCTATGGTTATATCCTGGTGGGGGCCTTTACCGAAGTATGGGGCATCAATTTCAACTTTACCCTGGATCACTTCCGCTTTGTGTTATTCGGCTATGGCGCAGAAGCATTTAAAGATACCATTTTACTCTCAGCTATTGCTACCCCGCTGGCCGCCCTGATGGGCCTCTTGATTGCTTTTCTTGTGGTCCGGCGTAAATTCATTGGACGGCCCCTGGTGGACCTGGCTTCTGTGCTGGGATTGGCCGTACCCGGAACCGTGGTTGGAATTGCCCTGATTCTGGCTTATAACAAACCTTTCCTTGGCGGCTTGATTCCTAAATTAACCGGCACTGCCTTCATCATCGTCATGGCTTACACGGTGCGCAGCATTTCCGCTTCTGTGCGGGCCGGCTCGGCTGCGCTCACCCAAATTCACAAGTCAATGGAAGAAGCCTCGTTTAGCCTGGGCGCCAGTTCGGCCACCACTTTTTATAAAGTGACCATCCCCCTGATCCGTCCGGCCGTTTTTGCCGGGTTGGTGTGGGCTTTTGCCCGTTCGATGACGTCTCTGTCTCCCATTATCTTTCTCGTTACGCCCGAGTGGCGCATTATGACCGCCCAAATTTTGAACGAGGCCGAAACAGGCCGGTTTGGCAACGCCGCGGCTTACAGTGTGGTGTTGATTGCCATCGTTTTGATAGCAATTGGCTTGTTACGTTTAACCGTTGGCTCAAATACAGGCGCAGAGCGACTGGTTGAGTCTTAA
- a CDS encoding zinc ribbon domain-containing protein: protein MPIYEYECLTCGIHFEKRQSFSDEPQADCPNGHSNTRRLLAAPLIVFKGSGFYVNDSRSKNGVNHSSADKKAESKPSPKPEKKTETPQETA, encoded by the coding sequence ATGCCTATTTATGAATATGAATGTCTCACCTGTGGTATCCACTTTGAAAAACGTCAAAGTTTTAGCGACGAGCCTCAAGCTGATTGTCCTAACGGCCATTCAAATACCCGGCGTTTGCTGGCCGCTCCCTTAATTGTTTTTAAGGGCAGCGGTTTTTACGTTAATGACAGCCGCAGTAAAAATGGCGTCAACCACAGTTCTGCCGATAAAAAAGCGGAGAGTAAACCAAGCCCAAAGCCGGAGAAAAAAACTGAAACCCCACAAGAAACGGCTTAG
- a CDS encoding response regulator transcription factor, with protein MNDKPVVLVVDDEPQMVGVISYALQVAGFEVLTAYDGHQTLQYIRDRHVDIIVLDVMLPDIDGFELCRQIRQDTMLPILMLTARSDQADVITGLEVGADDYIPKPFSTRELVLRVQTILRRARQTPLTPPVQKGPLNIDFLSHTVTLNNRPVELTALEYRLLVYLIKNERRVLSVQELLKEVWELEIWEGGPEMVKVEIYRLRQKIEPDPKTPRFIRTIRGVGYQFIPPGP; from the coding sequence ATGAACGACAAACCCGTGGTACTTGTTGTAGACGATGAACCCCAAATGGTAGGCGTGATTAGTTATGCCTTACAGGTTGCTGGCTTCGAAGTTCTCACCGCCTACGATGGTCATCAAACCCTACAATATATCAGAGATCGCCACGTTGATATTATTGTTCTTGACGTAATGTTGCCCGACATAGATGGTTTTGAATTGTGCCGTCAAATCCGGCAAGACACCATGCTTCCCATCCTTATGCTCACCGCCAGGTCTGATCAGGCCGACGTGATTACCGGCCTGGAAGTAGGGGCCGACGATTACATCCCCAAACCTTTCAGCACCCGCGAACTGGTTTTGCGCGTGCAAACCATTCTCCGGCGGGCGCGTCAAACGCCCCTTACGCCCCCCGTGCAAAAAGGCCCGCTCAATATAGATTTTTTAAGCCACACCGTTACCCTCAATAACCGCCCGGTAGAGCTGACCGCCCTTGAATATCGTCTACTGGTTTACCTGATAAAAAATGAGAGACGGGTGTTAAGCGTGCAGGAACTGCTCAAAGAGGTCTGGGAGTTGGAAATCTGGGAAGGAGGGCCGGAAATGGTCAAAGTTGAGATTTATCGGCTGCGACAAAAAATAGAGCCAGACCCCAAAACACCCCGTTTTATTCGAACCATTCGCGGGGTAGGCTACCAATTCATCCCACCAGGCCCTTAA
- a CDS encoding ABC transporter ATP-binding protein, protein METKDTTVSLFKPVEKKSETIALQLKSLTKTFVTKDTPQIAVNDIDLKIRQGEFLTLLGPSGCGKTTTLRLVAGFEFPTAGQVILDGQVINNVPPNKRPMAMVFQGFALFPHMSVFDNIAYGLRVKRLSKDLIKERVEIAMSLMNLVGMENRMPHQMSGGQQQRVALARALVMQPRVLLFDEPLSNLDAKLRVQMRTEIRRLQKRLGITSLYVTHDQSEAMGLSDRIVVMNNGKIEQVATPAEIYTKPASVFVADFVGQSNFIKSTVLTDADGKLGLDFFGKSISLTFNGHSFIRGEAVYLVIRPEAVQLRRSQETEASLEGEIKQAEYLGSHVEYEVEVQGGYFVSVTNYNPRFEELRQEGDRVFLHFPPDAFHVLPQSW, encoded by the coding sequence ATGGAAACAAAAGATACCACCGTTAGTTTATTCAAACCTGTCGAGAAAAAATCCGAAACCATTGCCCTGCAATTAAAAAGTCTCACCAAAACATTTGTTACCAAGGATACTCCCCAAATTGCGGTGAACGACATTGATCTTAAAATTCGGCAGGGAGAATTCCTCACCCTATTAGGCCCGTCGGGGTGTGGCAAAACAACAACCCTCCGCCTGGTAGCCGGTTTTGAATTTCCAACCGCGGGCCAAGTTATCCTGGACGGCCAGGTGATCAACAATGTTCCCCCCAACAAACGACCTATGGCAATGGTCTTTCAGGGGTTTGCCCTGTTTCCCCATATGTCTGTCTTTGACAATATTGCCTATGGCCTGCGGGTGAAACGGTTGAGCAAAGACCTGATCAAAGAAAGAGTCGAAATTGCCATGAGCCTGATGAACCTGGTGGGTATGGAAAACCGGATGCCCCACCAAATGTCGGGCGGGCAACAACAGCGCGTAGCCCTGGCCAGAGCCTTGGTAATGCAGCCACGAGTGTTGCTGTTTGACGAGCCTCTGTCTAACCTGGACGCCAAACTACGGGTGCAAATGCGCACCGAAATCCGGCGGCTCCAAAAACGCCTGGGCATTACCAGCCTTTACGTCACCCACGATCAGTCCGAGGCAATGGGCTTGTCGGATCGTATTGTGGTGATGAATAACGGAAAAATTGAACAGGTTGCCACCCCTGCCGAAATCTACACCAAACCCGCGTCAGTGTTTGTGGCTGATTTTGTCGGACAGTCAAATTTTATTAAAAGTACGGTTCTGACAGATGCCGATGGCAAGCTGGGGTTGGATTTTTTTGGAAAATCCATCTCGCTTACATTCAATGGTCATTCTTTCATACGCGGTGAGGCCGTATATCTGGTCATCCGGCCGGAAGCAGTCCAACTACGCCGTAGCCAAGAAACTGAAGCCAGCTTAGAAGGGGAGATTAAACAAGCAGAATATCTAGGCTCTCATGTAGAATATGAAGTTGAGGTGCAGGGAGGATATTTTGTGTCGGTAACTAACTACAATCCGCGTTTTGAAGAATTGCGTCAAGAAGGAGATCGAGTTTTTCTTCACTTTCCCCCGGATGCTTTTCATGTGCTCCCACAATCCTGGTAA
- a CDS encoding HAMP domain-containing histidine kinase: MLTQVTPGLFDKIGWRLGRWLIVALAPLVLGVFRPPEIWQLIRPFWPLLLAVLLGPELARLWPPTRPLVTIISIISDVVLAAMLTLGLDQIFVLLYAPLIVASCSVAIWHVPLWLSLIAIGLNVIIFFPIVTNPQPLPLIVTRSLAFILIGAITGAVGHRLAGEVTLRTELEKKAETRSDRFLMRAHEIRTPLTLIQTSVELILDGAPGPLTEQQRTFLENIDENSRYIAAQAENMLTQGKLESGVFKPSFHPTDIRDIIRLVVADMRTLATRRKQDIRTYYPQVLPTVHADPVLLRQTMINLIQNAIRHTSSQGQIIVSVAKNDLGLLVSVTDDGAGMSVEQRQQLFRRFATEGKGTGLGLLIVKQIAELHGGKVYVDTSLGQGTTFFMSLPFAGQPTEE; the protein is encoded by the coding sequence ATGCTAACACAAGTGACTCCAGGCCTGTTCGACAAAATAGGTTGGCGGCTTGGCCGCTGGCTCATCGTCGCTCTCGCGCCTCTGGTGTTGGGGGTATTCCGACCCCCTGAAATTTGGCAATTAATACGGCCGTTTTGGCCGCTGTTGCTGGCAGTTTTACTTGGCCCGGAGTTAGCCCGCTTGTGGCCCCCCACCCGTCCCCTGGTAACAATCATCAGTATCATTAGCGATGTGGTGCTGGCGGCTATGCTGACCCTGGGTTTGGATCAGATATTTGTTTTGTTATATGCCCCCTTAATCGTGGCATCCTGTTCTGTGGCTATTTGGCACGTCCCCCTATGGTTGAGTTTGATCGCCATTGGCCTGAATGTTATCATCTTTTTCCCCATCGTGACCAACCCTCAACCACTGCCCCTCATCGTCACTCGTAGCCTGGCCTTTATCCTCATTGGGGCCATAACCGGCGCCGTTGGACATCGTTTGGCGGGCGAAGTTACCCTCCGCACCGAACTGGAAAAAAAGGCTGAAACACGCTCCGACCGTTTTTTAATGCGCGCCCACGAAATCCGTACGCCCTTGACCCTGATCCAAACCTCAGTTGAACTGATTCTGGATGGAGCGCCCGGTCCCTTAACTGAGCAGCAGCGCACGTTTTTAGAAAACATAGACGAGAACAGCCGTTACATTGCCGCTCAAGCCGAAAATATGTTAACCCAGGGTAAGTTAGAGTCCGGGGTCTTTAAGCCCAGCTTTCACCCTACCGACATCCGTGATATTATCCGGTTGGTGGTAGCTGATATGCGTACCCTCGCTACCCGCCGCAAACAAGACATCCGAACCTACTATCCCCAGGTGCTCCCCACGGTGCATGCCGATCCGGTGCTTTTGCGGCAAACCATGATCAACCTGATTCAAAACGCTATCCGGCATACTTCGTCCCAAGGTCAAATCATTGTTTCAGTGGCCAAAAATGACCTGGGGTTGCTGGTTTCGGTAACAGATGACGGGGCAGGGATGTCTGTTGAACAGCGCCAACAACTCTTTCGCCGGTTTGCCACTGAAGGCAAGGGTACCGGATTGGGGCTATTGATTGTCAAACAGATTGCGGAATTACATGGCGGCAAAGTATACGTTGATACCAGCTTGGGCCAGGGCACAACATTTTTTATGAGTCTTCCTTTTGCGGGCCAGCCAACAGAGGAGTAA
- a CDS encoding bifunctional oligoribonuclease/PAP phosphatase NrnA, with product MTLWQEIIWTIQNKRNFIITSHVNPDCDALGSELVLAEHLRHLGKQVAILNSDATPTAFRFLDPQKVIKKYSQTKHATLIKKADSIVVLDASGGWERVGRVGEALAQSKALKICIDHHADPADFVDLAVVDATAAATAELIYELLLAMGGSLSANMAQSLYAAIITDTGNFRFPKTSPRTHRITAELLAAGANPIEIYRQVYEQYSLGRVRLKGHVLDSIKTAANGQIAYYGLDRATLKAYGVKISELDGFAGLGQEIGGVRVVVFGVERTKGRVKISLRSDGSVAINHLAAAYNGGGHPSAAGALVEGNLAEIMAETVEKVSILLAQQSQDAG from the coding sequence ATGACCTTGTGGCAAGAGATTATCTGGACCATTCAAAATAAGCGCAATTTCATCATTACCTCGCACGTTAACCCGGATTGTGACGCGCTGGGCTCCGAATTAGTGCTGGCGGAACATTTGCGCCACCTGGGTAAACAGGTGGCTATTCTCAACAGTGATGCAACGCCAACGGCCTTCCGTTTTCTTGACCCCCAGAAGGTGATCAAAAAATATTCTCAAACCAAACACGCCACGCTCATTAAAAAAGCCGACTCGATTGTGGTATTGGATGCCTCGGGTGGATGGGAGCGCGTTGGCCGGGTGGGTGAGGCTTTGGCTCAGAGCAAGGCTCTAAAAATTTGTATTGATCACCATGCCGATCCTGCCGATTTTGTAGACCTGGCCGTGGTTGACGCCACGGCCGCCGCCACGGCCGAATTGATCTATGAGTTATTGCTGGCTATGGGCGGTTCGTTATCGGCAAATATGGCTCAATCACTTTACGCCGCTATCATCACCGATACCGGCAATTTCCGCTTTCCCAAAACCAGCCCGCGCACCCACCGCATTACGGCGGAGTTGTTGGCCGCCGGGGCCAACCCTATAGAGATATACCGCCAGGTTTATGAGCAATATTCATTAGGGCGCGTGCGTTTGAAAGGACACGTGCTAGACTCTATCAAAACTGCGGCCAATGGCCAGATAGCCTATTATGGTTTAGACAGGGCCACCTTAAAGGCTTATGGGGTAAAAATATCGGAGTTGGATGGATTTGCCGGTTTGGGCCAGGAAATTGGCGGCGTGCGCGTGGTTGTTTTTGGCGTGGAACGGACTAAAGGCCGGGTCAAAATTAGTTTGCGCAGCGATGGCAGCGTGGCCATTAATCACCTTGCCGCTGCCTACAACGGCGGTGGACATCCCTCTGCCGCGGGAGCTTTGGTAGAGGGGAATTTGGCTGAGATAATGGCCGAGACGGTGGAAAAAGTAAGCATATTGCTTGCGCAGCAAAGTCAAGATGCAGGCTAA
- a CDS encoding extracellular solute-binding protein codes for MKCNYFWIALWLMAGLILVACTTAAAESTPLPPTQAPTQAAEASAEPTNAPEPAPTDVPESEPTDEPAPKISGPLTVLCGMQEDHCQAAVQAFEASTGIETSMVRMSSGEALARLRAEKDDPSFDVWFGGPSLGPGAAAQEDLIEPYLPANAEFIDDVLKDPTGIWTGIYVGALGFCSNQELLNDLGAEVPTSWQDLLDPIYQDNIAMADQRTSGTAVTAGGALVALNGGEDGALEYLRQLDQNIFQYTKSGSSPGRMTAAGEVAVSVIFSHDCVKFAKETGVDLVSSFPQEGTGYEIGQVSLIAGAKNPEAGKTFIEWALTPAAQELGATTDNFQIPTNPNAQVPPEAVKLAQVVLAQGFSPELVEELRAGGFPERFAAEVRDGMAAPED; via the coding sequence ATGAAATGTAATTACTTTTGGATAGCACTTTGGCTTATGGCCGGCTTGATTTTGGTCGCCTGCACCACGGCAGCCGCAGAATCTACTCCCTTACCTCCCACCCAGGCCCCAACCCAGGCCGCCGAGGCGTCCGCTGAACCAACAAATGCGCCAGAACCTGCGCCCACAGACGTGCCGGAATCTGAACCAACCGATGAACCTGCGCCTAAAATTAGCGGCCCGCTAACTGTTTTGTGCGGGATGCAAGAGGATCATTGCCAGGCAGCGGTTCAGGCTTTTGAGGCCAGCACCGGGATTGAAACCTCAATGGTCCGCATGTCGTCCGGTGAGGCGCTGGCTCGTCTCCGGGCGGAAAAGGATGATCCCTCGTTTGACGTGTGGTTTGGCGGCCCCAGTCTTGGCCCTGGCGCGGCGGCCCAAGAGGATCTTATTGAACCTTATCTTCCGGCCAATGCCGAGTTTATTGATGACGTTTTAAAAGACCCCACCGGTATCTGGACCGGCATCTACGTTGGCGCGCTTGGTTTTTGCTCTAATCAAGAACTGCTCAACGATCTTGGGGCTGAAGTGCCAACTTCCTGGCAAGACCTCCTTGACCCTATCTACCAGGATAATATTGCTATGGCCGACCAACGCACGTCAGGCACGGCTGTGACAGCCGGCGGCGCTTTGGTTGCTCTCAACGGCGGCGAAGATGGGGCTTTGGAGTATTTGCGCCAGCTCGACCAGAACATCTTTCAATACACCAAAAGCGGCTCATCGCCAGGCCGGATGACCGCCGCCGGTGAAGTGGCCGTTTCGGTTATTTTCTCCCACGATTGCGTTAAATTTGCCAAAGAAACCGGCGTTGATTTGGTCTCCTCTTTTCCCCAAGAAGGGACCGGCTACGAGATTGGCCAGGTTTCGCTCATTGCCGGAGCCAAGAATCCTGAAGCCGGAAAGACATTCATCGAGTGGGCCTTAACTCCTGCCGCCCAGGAATTAGGGGCAACCACAGATAATTTCCAGATTCCTACCAACCCGAACGCCCAAGTTCCCCCCGAAGCAGTCAAATTGGCTCAGGTTGTTCTGGCCCAAGGATTTAGCCCTGAACTGGTTGAAGAGTTGCGGGCTGGCGGTTTCCCGGAACGGTTCGCCGCAGAGGTTCGAGACGGTATGGCTGCGCCAGAAGACTAA